Proteins encoded together in one Juglans regia cultivar Chandler chromosome 9, Walnut 2.0, whole genome shotgun sequence window:
- the LOC118349444 gene encoding NAD(P)H-quinone oxidoreductase subunit S, chloroplastic-like: MAPSIIPLSIPGSPLKSHFLGGNRFSHHLHKPHLTIHKQPSTQHLTTCAKFDLFQIMGGRGICNGEKGLQQELKRNIEEQASAAAAAAKHEKSGNIDAISTKDHSFPENAFEKELMGLTGGFPGGEKGLKTFIERNPLSMPGMISTEEP, from the coding sequence ATGGCTCCTTCCATCATTCCCCTGAGCATTCCAGGCTCTCCTCTTAAATCCCATTTTCTAGGAGGAAACCGCTTCTCCCATCATCTTCACAAACCCCATTTAACAATTCATAAACAGCCATCAACCCAACACCTAACAACATGCGCCAAATTTGATCTATTCCAAATCATGGGAGGCAGAGGAATCTGCAATGGAGAAAAAGGTCTTCAACAGGAGCTAAAGAGAAACATTGAAGAACAAGCATCCGCAGCCGCTGCTGCTGCAAAGCATGAAAAATCAGGTAATATTGATGCGATATCAACAAAGGATCATAGTTTTCCAGAAAACGCTTTTGAAAAGGAGCTGATGGGGCTAACTGGGGGATTTCCTGGTGGTGAAAAAGGTCTGAAAACATTCATAGAAAGAAACCCACTCTCGATGCCTGGTATGATTTCCACTGAAGAACCCTAA